One window from the genome of Penaeus monodon isolate SGIC_2016 chromosome 2, NSTDA_Pmon_1, whole genome shotgun sequence encodes:
- the LOC119581050 gene encoding LOW QUALITY PROTEIN: solute carrier family 35 member B1-like (The sequence of the model RefSeq protein was modified relative to this genomic sequence to represent the inferred CDS: deleted 1 base in 1 codon), with protein MTETPQSFLQTAKFFIYASGIFFLYFYYGILQETITRTRYGEEKEKFTYSLALVFCQCIVNAIYAKISNFFLDQGEDTTRRVYYASCSLTYLLAMVASNILLIYAKFFPQVVGKSCKPIPVMVLGVILGRKSYSWKKYVFILMIVVGVALFIYKDSKATASTAGGGIGLGEVLLVLSLTMDGLTGAVQERMIAESKTKSGHMMLNMNLFSIGYLAVALLVTGELFTFVAFVQRFPEVMTKMLIFSVCSALGQFFIFLMVSDYGPLPCSIVTTTRKFFTVLGSVIFFGNELSNRQWGGTFLVFSGLTLDAMYGKTPKKEIKDGKASKE; from the exons ATGACTGAAACGCCGCAGTCCTTCCTCCAAACGGCAAAGTTCTTTATCTACGCCTCGGgaatattctttctttatttctattacgGGATTCTACAGGAAACCAT AACTCGCACTCGatatggggaggagaaggaaaaattcaCCTATTCTCTTGCACTCGTATTTTGCCAGTGCATCGTCAATGCTATATATGCAAAGATAAGTAA TTTTTTCCTCGACCAAGGCGAAGACACCACTCGCCGTGTCTACTATGCATCCTGTTCCCTCACCTACCTGCTGGCCATGGTTGCCTCCAAT ATATTGTTGATTTATGCAAAATTCTTTCCCCAGGTTGTAGGTAAATCTTGCAAGCCCATTCCTGTGATGGTTCTTGGTGTTATATTAGGCCGTAAATCCTATAGTTGGAAGAAATAT GTCTTCATCTTAATGATTGTTGTAG GTGTGGCACTATTTATATACAAGGATTCAAAGGCAACTGCATCAACAGCAGGTGGTGGAATAGGCCTTGGTGAAGTGCTCTTG GTGCTCTCCTTGACGATGGACGGCCTAACAGGTGCTGTTCAGGAAAGGATGATTGCCGAGTCCAAGACGAAGTCAGGCCACATGATGCTCAACATGAACCTCTTCTCGATTGGTTACCTTGCCGTTG CACTGCTTGTAACTGGTGAGCTGTTCACTTTCGTTGCATTTGTGCAGCGTTTCCCTGAAGTCATGACAAAGATGCTGATCTTCAGTGTCTGCAGTGCTCTTGGCCAG TTTTTCATTTTCCTGATGGTGAGCGATTATGGCCCATTACCTTGCTCCATCGTCACTACAACACGGAAGTTCTTCACTGTGCTGGGTTCAGTCATTTTCTTTGGCAATGAGCTCTCAAACAGACAGTGGGGTGGAACTTTCCTTGTGTTTTCAG GTCTCACCCTGGATGCCATGTACGGGAAGACACCCAAGAAAGAGATTAAGGATGGGAAGGCGAGCAAAGAGTGA
- the LOC119581061 gene encoding tektin-2-like isoform X2 encodes MKVEKPVARHLPEDWHRNNAALRQASHDTRTTSHNLRNESMHFRNQTTNKTWWDNADNTIRLQDRIYEVQRVTDDLDRSLRQTLAEIAKLEAAKETAEAELEARVSPLNTAMECLTLRERRREGDLVKDDIELELHKEVRTLEKSRAELEKVVLEAVSQLRVLHEAKQNLQDDLKDKRAALAVDREQEALTEHSPEISFKPDPLRVPPGTILPTDWLEHPLKNMAAAENAIKESQSLRDRMCVTIQISALEEQLRASSLPLKVAQTRLEGRTARVRHDLVRDAPQDGLVAEVQHLTQTRTLLREKLAKALDALHTLQRHLRTVDVDLGRKNLSVSLEQKVTGTRVVLKAPQPKESLTQANLTLTGSLRKHPTQIL; translated from the exons ATGAAGGTGGAGAAGCCTGTGGCACGGCACTTGCCCGAAGATTGGCATCGTAACAACGCCGCTCTTCGCCAGGCCAGCCACGACACGCGGACGACCTCCCACAATTTGCGAAATGAGAGTATGCACTTTCGTAATCAG acAACCAACAAGACGTGGTGGGATAATGCGGACAACACCATACGCCTTCAAGACCGAATCTATGAAGTCCAGAGGGTCACTGACGACCTGGACCGTTCGCTGAGACAA ACTCTGGCCGAGATCGCGAAGCTGGAGGCCGCCAAGGAGACAGCGGAGGCCGAGCTGGAGGCAAGGGTGTCGCCCCTCAACACGGCCATGGAGTGCCTCACCCTCAGAGAGCGGCGCAGGGAGGGCGACCTCGTTAAGGATGATATTGAG CTGGAGCTTCACAAGGAGGTGCGGACGCTTGAGAAATCGCGAGCAGAGCTGGAGAAGGTCGTTCTCGAGGCGGTATCGCAGCTGAGGGTACTCCACGAAGCCAAGCAGAACCTCCAGGACGACCTCAAGGACAAG AGGGCAGCCCTGGCAGTGGACCGAGAACAGGAGGCGCTGACTGAACACTCGCCCGAGATCTCCTTCAAACCCGACCCGCTTCGAGTCCCGCCAG GAACCATTCTGCCTACCGACTGGCTTGAACACCCATTGAAGAACATGGCTGCCGCTGAGAACGCAATCAAGGAATCGCAAAGCTTGAGGGATCGCATGTGCGTCACCATACAA ATTTCGGCCTTGGAAGAGCAGCTTCGTGCTTCCTCGCTACCCCTGAAGGTGGCGCAGACGAGGCTGGAGGGAAGGACGGCTCGAGTGCGGCACGACTTGGTCAGGGACGCTCCTCAGGACGGCCTGGTGGCGGAGGTCCAGCATCTAACACAAACTCGGACGCTCCTGAGGGAAAAACTGGCCAAAGCACT gGATGCCCTTCATACCTTGCAACGACACCTCCGAACGGTGGACGTGGACCTTGGAAGGAAAAACTTGTCAGTAAGCCTCGAGCAGAAGGTGACCGGTACAAGGGTCGTCCTCAAAGCACCTCAGCCCAAGGAGTCACTAACCCAAGCCAACCTCACTCTTACTGGTTCCCTTAGGAAACACCCTACACAAATCCTGTAA
- the LOC119581061 gene encoding tektin-2-like isoform X1: MKVEKPVARHLPEDWHRNNAALRQASHDTRTTSHNLRNESMHFRNQTTNKTWWDNADNTIRLQDRIYEVQRVTDDLDRSLRQTLAEIAKLEAAKETAEAELEARVSPLNTAMECLTLRERRREGDLVKDDIELELHKEVRTLEKSRAELEKVVLEAVSQLRVLHEAKQNLQDDLKDKRAALAVDREQEALTEHSPEISFKPDPLRVPPGTILPTDWLEHPLKNMAAAENAIKESQSLRDRMCVTIQTARRNDETQQTASDYALRRRLHQESRARDELQWQKDRLLEEIRAQEEEISALEEQLRASSLPLKVAQTRLEGRTARVRHDLVRDAPQDGLVAEVQHLTQTRTLLREKLAKALDALHTLQRHLRTVDVDLGRKNLSVSLEQKVTGTRVVLKAPQPKESLTQANLTLTGSLRKHPTQIL, from the exons ATGAAGGTGGAGAAGCCTGTGGCACGGCACTTGCCCGAAGATTGGCATCGTAACAACGCCGCTCTTCGCCAGGCCAGCCACGACACGCGGACGACCTCCCACAATTTGCGAAATGAGAGTATGCACTTTCGTAATCAG acAACCAACAAGACGTGGTGGGATAATGCGGACAACACCATACGCCTTCAAGACCGAATCTATGAAGTCCAGAGGGTCACTGACGACCTGGACCGTTCGCTGAGACAA ACTCTGGCCGAGATCGCGAAGCTGGAGGCCGCCAAGGAGACAGCGGAGGCCGAGCTGGAGGCAAGGGTGTCGCCCCTCAACACGGCCATGGAGTGCCTCACCCTCAGAGAGCGGCGCAGGGAGGGCGACCTCGTTAAGGATGATATTGAG CTGGAGCTTCACAAGGAGGTGCGGACGCTTGAGAAATCGCGAGCAGAGCTGGAGAAGGTCGTTCTCGAGGCGGTATCGCAGCTGAGGGTACTCCACGAAGCCAAGCAGAACCTCCAGGACGACCTCAAGGACAAG AGGGCAGCCCTGGCAGTGGACCGAGAACAGGAGGCGCTGACTGAACACTCGCCCGAGATCTCCTTCAAACCCGACCCGCTTCGAGTCCCGCCAG GAACCATTCTGCCTACCGACTGGCTTGAACACCCATTGAAGAACATGGCTGCCGCTGAGAACGCAATCAAGGAATCGCAAAGCTTGAGGGATCGCATGTGCGTCACCATACAA ACGGCGCGACGGAACGATGAGACGCAACAGACGGCTTCGGATTATGCCCTTCGACGCAGGCTTCACCAGGAGAGTCGAGCAAGGGATGAGCTGCAGTGGCAAAAGGATCGACTCCTGGAGGAAATTCGGGctcaggaggaggag ATTTCGGCCTTGGAAGAGCAGCTTCGTGCTTCCTCGCTACCCCTGAAGGTGGCGCAGACGAGGCTGGAGGGAAGGACGGCTCGAGTGCGGCACGACTTGGTCAGGGACGCTCCTCAGGACGGCCTGGTGGCGGAGGTCCAGCATCTAACACAAACTCGGACGCTCCTGAGGGAAAAACTGGCCAAAGCACT gGATGCCCTTCATACCTTGCAACGACACCTCCGAACGGTGGACGTGGACCTTGGAAGGAAAAACTTGTCAGTAAGCCTCGAGCAGAAGGTGACCGGTACAAGGGTCGTCCTCAAAGCACCTCAGCCCAAGGAGTCACTAACCCAAGCCAACCTCACTCTTACTGGTTCCCTTAGGAAACACCCTACACAAATCCTGTAA